The window atagtatagtaatttattatattaattttgcaaATGCTTCCAGAGTGTCCCTGTGCGTCGTTATAAACTCCGGTCTAAAACTCGATGATCTGCTGAAATATCCTCGCAGTTTACAACGTTTGTTTGAATCTAAGGGTGCTGTTGAAGCGAAGAAAGTTGAACGTGAAGTATGTAAGACCGAAGAATGCAAGCTGATTGGTAAGTAATAGATatatgagaaataaaattttgttttcagtttgaaaatgaaacgtagcctttgtaaaatttctattaaaaaatatttttatcatatacaGCAGGAACAAAAGAAATTCTTTTGGTTCTCTGCAATCTCGATTTGAATGCCTCttcaataaatacaatgatcgatcattttttcaatcgtcaattgtaaaataaaatttcgtaacTTTATGCTTATTATCTTCTAATTTCTATTTTGTGTAAagcgaataataatttatatatcgcTTGTAAGTTAGAAAACGATTAATTGCCAAATTTTTTACCTTCGCGACACAGCACAATTGATCAAGGGCAGTATGGACGTGTCCGTAGACCCGTGTGACGATTTTTACGAGTATGCTTGTGGCAACTGGTCGAAAATCAATCCTCTTCCTGAAAATAAGACCTCCTGGAGCTTATGGAATTTGGTAGCCGAGAAAGTCAAGCAACAAGCTAAAAGTTAGTGTGTCCATGTTATACATGCGCttaaatattgatttattttacCGATAGTAACTTTCGCTTTATGCCTAGAGTATTAGCATTACACTAAATTATCACGTTATAGTAGCTTCACAgcgaaatacaaatttataaaaacaacACTGTACTTTAACGTTTTATCGTTTTCTCAGATATAATTTCGGTTAAACCAAAACCTGACGATCTTTACGCGGTGAGACTTTCTAAGAAGTGGTATCACAGCTGTATGGATACAGGTACGTTTTCAGCGTCTCATTATGTATTTAAAGAGAAATATAGTAGTAATGATCGATAtaatcgataaaatttaattataaattgatatatttaGTTTTCCATAAGCTAAACTAACCAACTTCTTTCTTCGAGGTCGTTGGGccaaaaagtaaaatataatagagaaatgaaacaataatcggtataattatatataaagattatataaacagagataaatcgaatgtaaattaataataataacaataatcaaTGTTTTACAGATGCCATAGAAAAAAGAGGAGTGGAACCACTATTGTCAACCCTATGGAGACACGGAGGATGGCCACTTATCATGGAAGAGGGAGAGTGGGATGAGGATATATACAACTGGCAAATAGTCGATGACCAATTTGCTCGTATATCAGGATTTAACGCATTTCACGATTTACGTTACGTCCCACAATCACCTGAAAACAACCATACGATAATTGTACGATTATAATTCCTAAAAATCTATTCTACTACGATCGAGGacaaacatttatatattcgctatgataaatattatttttcgatatttcagaTTATGTTACCTCATTTACCGCAGGGTGCATATGGGCTTATTACAGTggagaaaatattgaatttagaCAGCAGCGATGAAAATAACGAAAGTGGAGAAGGTAGCCAGGAAAAAGGAAGCAAGGAAAGAGCAGAACAAAAGCAGCATGAAGAGAATgacgaagaagatgaagaagagaaTGAATCAGAGGACGACTGGAACACTgtagaagaagatgaagaaggagagacgagaaagaagaaaatgatcgCTAGAAAATACCAGAGAAAATTAGGTCACGCTAAGAAGGGGCATAATAAGAAAAAAGTTATGCATAATATTATTGGTAAAAAGAAAAGGACGAGAAGAACTAAAAGGAATATTATAGGCGAGAAACATCTTCATAAACTATTGCGTAAACTAAAggctaataaatataatatcaacAATAAGGTCAACAATAATGGACATTTGTCACGCAATAAGTCGATTACAAAGAAACATAGTATGAAAGATAAAACGATAAGGAAAAATTTACGAAACCACTTAGGTCGCAATAAACATaataacaagaagaagaaggtgaAAGAGAACAAGAAAGAAGGGGAAGTACTACGCAAGAGGAAAATACACAGAAGGAAGATTACCAAGCAATTAGGGCATAGCAGAAGGATGCATAATAAGAACAAAGCATTGGGAAAACATACCTACGaggagaagatgaagaagaaattGCAGAGGACTGGAACGAAAGCAAAGGTTCATGCCGGTGAAAATCATAAGCACCAGAAAATTACAGGCGCCACAGCGCATCACGTCGCAAACAAGATGAACGTTTCGAAACATAAGCAAATATCCGACTATACTGAAGATACATATAACAGTGTCGATACCAACGATgacgatgataataataacaacgatGAATATAACGAATATAGTGCCGAAGCTAACGAAGACGATAACGAGGAAGAGaactacgacgacgacgatgataaCGATGAGAATAACGAAGATGACGACGAAGATAACTACGAGGATGACGAAAATGACGACGAAGATAACTACGAGGATGACGAAGATGACGATAATGATGACAATGATAATAATTACGAGCATGATGAAGAAGAAGTTGAAGAGCAAAGACAAACATATCGAGATTACATATTAAATGTATCTTTAATACTTTCTAGGGAAAGAGGAATTGAAATACCGGAGGAACAAATGGTGAAAGATGTCGAAGATCTCGtaaaatttatcgttaatttGACAGAAGTAAGTAATTTATCGTTTTTACGTATTCTACATTAGTTCGTAACTAGACTGCAGATTTTATGCAAATATGGGAAATTCTAAGATACAAAAATCCATAGGATACGTATAATGTGCAAAAATACAtgtatctataaatatataaaatattttaatcttttaactATGTTCGGGAAGATATGAATTTGtacgaatataatataaatatttattaataacgatatttatttatttcagatcGTACATGCCGTTGAGGATGACGATGAACAAATCGAGAATATAACGCTTAAAGAATTTCAAGAATACTACGAAGATTTAGGTCCTATTTCGCGTACTAACAgagtaaaaaattttatttattttatattccacTTAAATGAAATTCGCTgatattgaaatgaaaatttatataatttacgaaTATCTAGATAAATTGgataagaaaaatacaaaaaatattttccgaGGCTGGATTGGAGTTTGATAACGACGTAGAAGTTTCTGTATCGTATCCCAAATATATGGAAGAACTTCATACCTTGCTCGCAAAAACTCCAGAAAGAGTACTTGGTAAATTGATGGATATTAAAGATATTTCCATTctaatcgaattaaaatattaaattctttcgTTTGTTGCAGTTAACTATATTCATTGGCTCTTCATTAGTAGGATAATGATAGCTGGACCATCAGAACTAACAGAATTGTTCGAACAATGGACCGCAGACTGGTTCTATTCCACAAGGTTTGTATAATAACACGATCCgttgaaaattgttaaaattacacgttactttaattttcatttccatAGAGAGCAGATGTGCCTGGAAATTGCGCCACTGGGTAAAGTAGCAGGATACGAATACATTAAACAATATCTGCCAGAAAACGTAGCAAAAAtggtaataattttaattacgcaCCTTCATACCTTacgaagataaaaaatattttcaacgtttGATATTCATTAACATCCCTTGAATATCCAAAGGCCAAAGACATGATCGACGACATACAAAAGGAAATCGAATATCGCATCGAAGCGTCGAACTGGATGGACGATGATACTAAACATTTTGTTTTGGACAAATTAGTGCACATGAAGAACTGGGTTGGCTATCCAAGTTGGCTGCAAAACTCTACGCTCGTAAAACGCTACTTCCGAGgggtaattttattttcaataataatcaATGATAGTAACTCAAGCATGTAATAGGAATTTATAatcttgaaattaattattacgttaatcgtaactttaaattaaatctactagaaatttaatattcgttaaGGTAacctgtgtatatatatatatatacattatagttTACAGTCGGTACTTCATTCTACGAGAACTTCCTCAACTATGCGAGATATTCTAGATGGAAAAGCTTACGACGAAATCTAGATAATAGCGAAATGTAAggtttcattttaaaataactAACTTAAAAAGTAACTTAAATGTCGTATTTATGTTAATCGATATCATACATATTTATGCATGATATACAAGGTATATATCCACATGTATACATCTAcgtgtatatttatgtatatatatatatatacctgtaTAACTTTGTAGTTACGAGATGGATCCCCTGGAATTGAATGCTTTCTTCATACCAAACGATAATTCTATATGTACGTATTCCGagacatattttaaaaatatagaattatagaattatGATACGATTAGTTATATTTTCCTTGATCAAATACGAAGAATGGTATAACAGATTATGTTCTTTCAATATAGCAATCACGGCGGCAGATTTGCAAAATCCATTGTTTGCTCAAAATCGACCTTGgtaaataaagaatttttcaatatttatatacatatgccgtattgaagatatttaaatataaatataattattatcatcgAATGTAAAATTGATTCTTCAGGTATGTGAATTTCGGTATTATTGGTCTCGTCATGGGTCATGAAGTAAATCACGGATTCGATGATGAAGGTGAATTATTATGAGAATATTACAACTTGACAAATAATGAACAAGACTTAATGAATCAATTGAAATTAGGTCATCTTTATGACGAAGGAGGAAATCAAGTGGAATGGCTAACTGCAATGGCAGACGCTTACGATAAGAGAGCAATATGTTTCGTGAACCAATACGATGGTTATAGTATCATCAAAGGAGAAAATTACACGATCGAGGTTCTTGACGTTAATTCTAACTCTACAGATATATCGTAACTTATTTTTATACTTAATTTATTCCGTTAAACGATTTAAGCTAATGAAATAAATTCGCCCTAATTTAAGGCTCATCTATACCCTGTAATTTAAGATAAAACGAATTATTGCCCGAGCTAAAAAAAAATACAACTTAGTCTGTGGTAAAtgttaattattctaaatattttagaattatgGTAACAGAACCGCAGGTGAAAATATTGCGGATTCGATGGGCCTGCATGCTGTGTTCGGTGCTTATAAACGAAGGGAACGAGAATGTGTAAATGCGGACCCTGCTCTACCAGGACTAGAACAATTTAGCAACGACCAACTTTTCTTCTTATCATTTGCAAACGTAAGTTTTTGTGACACTTCTTCGATTAAGATATTAAttcttcaaatttaatattaatttaagaaatttaaatatacgcAACCTTCTACATAAATTCAGTAAGGATTGCCTCTTTACGTTTAAAATTCCtagtaaaaatgaataaataactgTTTTGGAATGTGATATATTCTTACATTGTACATGACATATTTTTTAGGAAAAGTAAGATTATTTCTCTTCCccttttgataatattttttaatttattttcaaaattattagatGTGAATGTGATATTTAAACAAAGATAGTAAAATTTGTGCTATTGTGTAacttaaacattaaaaattttacttacAGTTATGGTGCGAAACAGCAGACAAAGAAGCATTAATATCTCAGAGCAAATACGACGTGCATAGTACGGCACGTTTAAGAGTTATTGGTTCGGTGTCAAATTCAGAAGATTTCGCCAAAGCTTTCGACTGTCCAGTAGGTAGTCCTATGAATCCTGAAAACAAATGCAACATATGGGAATAActaaaaattttcgaaattttcataGATTTTCGCTTACAGTTTCTATAatgtaattcttttttaatgaaatatagcTTACGATTTGCAAATTACTTTCACACTATAAGTTTAATTCACAACTACCTACTTCTGAATAATCCTTGTAATTATCTTACTTAAATTCTTTTCAATGAATAGTATGAATTATGCGATctaaatatatcaaaataaaaaatgggaaaaagctagtaatttatatatttcgaaaattcatacggtaaattctaattatattaaattcagattaacattagtttataaatatactttacAACATACTCGTAACAAACATCTACTATGTTTTCACATCAATGGAATACACGATACACCCTaaactataattttttttttatcattcacCATATTAGTAAATCAGTCCTCTCTCAATGACAGACTTTTCAGTCCATCTATTGAATTTAACCttagcgttttttttttttttttttgcaccaTCGCCTTTCTATAAAACTCAATTACTTTTTATCGTATGTCGCCTTGAACTCCATATTACACGAAAGAACAAAGATGTTACATTAAGGCATCGAGGTAGCCTTCGACGTTGCGCGCTTTACGAGAAGCGAAATGCAATGACTGCGAACGATCACGCAGACAAAATTAACTATAATATCTGATTTATACACGTTAGCGACGGTTAACGTAATTTGAAGTATAAGAATCTTCGTTCAAGCTGTTGCTCAATGCAAGATTCTAGAGATTAACCTTTGCATTGGAAACGTTACTTCGTTTAGTATGATATATATGAAAGGAATATTGAGCGATTTTTTATGATCATCAATGGAACAAACAAAGAGAAATTCATAAAGAGATTTTTGTCCTTTCGTTGCCTTTTTTGcgaataaattttttcaaattacttttaCAGACTTCTAGAGTGT is drawn from Bombus terrestris chromosome 12, iyBomTerr1.2, whole genome shotgun sequence and contains these coding sequences:
- the LOC100650372 gene encoding endothelin-converting enzyme 1 — translated: MSIKFTTAVFLAYCKKRKAGCHIGSLTFKFGFDHIVKMLRLLILVSLCVVINSGLKLDDLLKYPRSLQRLFESKGAVEAKKVEREVCKTEECKLIAQLIKGSMDVSVDPCDDFYEYACGNWSKINPLPENKTSWSLWNLVAEKVKQQAKNIISVKPKPDDLYAVRLSKKWYHSCMDTDAIEKRGVEPLLSTLWRHGGWPLIMEEGEWDEDIYNWQIVDDQFARISGFNAFHDLRYVPQSPENNHTIIIMLPHLPQGAYGLITVEKILNLDSSDENNESGEGSQEKGSKERAEQKQHEENDEEDEEENESEDDWNTVEEDEEGETRKKKMIARKYQRKLGHAKKGHNKKKVMHNIIGKKKRTRRTKRNIIGEKHLHKLLRKLKANKYNINNKVNNNGHLSRNKSITKKHSMKDKTIRKNLRNHLGRNKHNNKKKKVKENKKEGEVLRKRKIHRRKITKQLGHSRRMHNKNKALGKHTYEEKMKKKLQRTGTKAKVHAGENHKHQKITGATAHHVANKMNVSKHKQISDYTEDTYNSVDTNDDDDNNNNDEYNEYSAEANEDDNEEENYDDDDDNDENNEDDDEDNYEDDENDDEDNYEDDEDDDNDDNDNNYEHDEEEVEEQRQTYRDYILNVSLILSRERGIEIPEEQMVKDVEDLVKFIVNLTEIVHAVEDDDEQIENITLKEFQEYYEDLGPISRTNRINWIRKIQKIFSEAGLEFDNDVEVSVSYPKYMEELHTLLAKTPERVLVNYIHWLFISRIMIAGPSELTELFEQWTADWFYSTREQMCLEIAPLGKVAGYEYIKQYLPENVAKMAKDMIDDIQKEIEYRIEASNWMDDDTKHFVLDKLVHMKNWVGYPSWLQNSTLVKRYFRGFTVGTSFYENFLNYARYSRWKSLRRNLDNSEIYEMDPLELNAFFIPNDNSISITAADLQNPLFAQNRPWYVNFGIIGLVMGHEVNHGFDDEGHLYDEGGNQVEWLTAMADAYDKRAICFVNQYDGYSIIKGENYTIENYGNRTAGENIADSMGLHAVFGAYKRRERECVNADPALPGLEQFSNDQLFFLSFANLWCETADKEALISQSKYDVHSTARLRVIGSVSNSEDFAKAFDCPVGSPMNPENKCNIWE